Proteins encoded together in one Leptolyngbyaceae cyanobacterium window:
- a CDS encoding DUF6516 family protein, producing the protein MELLDYIAVVKTKLNQSSVIDTVVIVDERTLLNRGYFRARLTLSNGDFLEIAESFTILERRCLSLGYRYQWMDTTKQILKKRWDNVEHFPNLPNFPHHVHIGEESNVHPSQSRNILELIDLIEQEIAGNML; encoded by the coding sequence ATGGAACTTCTAGATTACATTGCTGTAGTTAAAACAAAACTCAATCAAAGTTCAGTAATTGATACTGTTGTCATTGTTGATGAGCGAACTTTACTCAACAGGGGATACTTTCGGGCGCGGTTGACACTTAGTAATGGTGATTTTCTAGAAATAGCTGAGTCTTTTACTATTTTAGAACGACGTTGTTTAAGCTTGGGCTATCGCTATCAATGGATGGATACAACCAAACAAATTTTAAAAAAACGTTGGGATAACGTAGAGCATTTCCCTAATTTACCTAACTTTCCACATCATGTTCATATTGGAGAAGAATCCAATGTTCATCCGAGCCAATCTCGTAATATTTTAGAGTTAATTGACTTAATTGAACAAGAAATTGCTGGCAATATGCTGTAA
- a CDS encoding methyl-accepting chemotaxis protein — protein sequence MFGKLKLRTAVLAGYSLPVALIFVLGGIAASGISKTMDAFKQVERSQTIIIGSDLMTLNAVKISRSLRGYIIYKNPVFIQESRENWQYFQKESENLGKIIEDPTQKVRLNEMIELGNQLNEFNREVISLVEKNQINQAIQLFKTGKGQTLVNRLDKVNQDFNNAELKILQEKNKQAQDSLYSLLMAIVIIALLTFAIAALAAFWISSTVARTINESVNTMAASSTEIAATAEQQEKMAAQQSISVHQTTTSMDELNVSARKSAEQATVAASDAQQALVRANQGNQAVELTLQTISELKQKVTVLANQIRHLSEQTNQIGNISSLVSELANQTNMLALNAAVEAVRAGEHGKGFAVVAAEIRKLADQSKKSGESINNLVGDIHRAIDVTIRETETGTITASQGLKIIQESATAFKDVIDAIDNISIGTQQISLNAKQQSTAVQQVLDAMNALSSHAVETASGITQVRVGIQRLNQAAVDLKAIV from the coding sequence GTGTTCGGTAAGCTCAAGCTAAGAACGGCTGTTTTAGCAGGCTATTCGTTGCCCGTTGCTTTAATTTTCGTCTTGGGTGGAATTGCGGCATCGGGTATTAGCAAGACTATGGATGCTTTTAAACAAGTAGAAAGATCGCAAACAATTATTATCGGTAGCGATCTGATGACACTTAATGCTGTAAAAATATCTCGGTCTTTGCGTGGATATATAATTTATAAGAATCCGGTTTTTATTCAGGAATCGAGGGAAAACTGGCAATACTTTCAAAAAGAAAGTGAAAACCTGGGAAAGATTATTGAAGACCCCACCCAGAAAGTCCGCTTGAACGAGATGATCGAACTCGGCAACCAATTAAATGAATTTAACAGGGAGGTAATTAGTCTAGTCGAAAAAAATCAGATAAATCAGGCCATACAACTTTTTAAAACAGGTAAGGGACAAACCTTAGTCAATCGACTAGACAAAGTAAATCAAGATTTTAATAATGCCGAGTTAAAAATATTGCAAGAAAAAAATAAGCAAGCTCAGGATAGCTTGTATTCATTGTTAATGGCGATCGTAATTATTGCCCTATTAACTTTTGCGATCGCAGCACTCGCCGCTTTTTGGATCTCCTCCACCGTAGCTCGCACGATTAACGAATCAGTGAATACGATGGCTGCTTCTTCCACAGAAATTGCCGCCACAGCCGAACAGCAAGAAAAAATGGCTGCTCAGCAGTCAATTTCCGTCCATCAAACTACCACTAGTATGGATGAATTAAATGTATCGGCTCGCAAGTCAGCCGAACAAGCAACCGTCGCCGCATCTGACGCCCAGCAAGCCTTAGTGCGAGCCAATCAAGGTAATCAAGCAGTTGAATTAACCTTGCAAACTATATCGGAATTGAAACAAAAAGTGACGGTCTTGGCCAACCAAATCCGGCATTTAAGCGAACAAACCAATCAAATTGGCAATATTTCTAGCTTGGTAAGTGAATTAGCCAATCAAACTAATATGCTAGCTTTGAATGCGGCTGTCGAAGCAGTGCGAGCGGGAGAACACGGTAAGGGATTTGCGGTTGTGGCAGCAGAAATTCGCAAATTAGCCGACCAAAGTAAAAAATCAGGTGAAAGTATTAATAATTTAGTTGGAGATATTCATCGGGCGATCGATGTCACGATTAGGGAAACCGAAACGGGAACGATCACGGCCTCCCAAGGGTTAAAAATTATACAAGAATCTGCTACTGCTTTCAAAGATGTGATAGATGCGATCGATAATATTTCGATCGGCACTCAGCAAATTTCACTCAATGCCAAACAACAATCTACAGCCGTCCAACAAGTGTTGGATGCCATGAATGCCCTCAGCAGTCATGCTGTCGAAACCGCCAGCGGCATTACCCAAGTGAGAGTCGGTATCCAAAGGCTAAATCAAGCGGCTGTGGACTTGAAGGCGATCGTTTAA
- a CDS encoding SWIM zinc finger family protein, producing MTNTNSSFQVSREWWVEQWLALLDSYRFKKRLERARVYAREGNVLSIEFKDQKVFARVQGTDPEPYQVSIWLENFTDEEWQYVVETMSEKAIFSAKLLAGEMPTNIEKVFTANGLNLFPFKLDDVRSRCSCPDKANPCKHIGAVYYLLADRFGEDPFVLFQLRGRSKEQILEMLRQFRSRGAEEQENKEKTASSRSQYPLKIDEFWQYDRPLESSLVVIVPPPSSETVLDVLGTIPLVNDATENAESKTDSAKEVMQYLDNVYKAVSQQAIISAMKVGE from the coding sequence ATGACCAATACTAATAGCTCTTTTCAAGTTAGTCGAGAATGGTGGGTAGAACAATGGCTGGCATTATTAGATTCCTACCGGTTTAAAAAGCGTTTAGAAAGAGCGCGTGTTTATGCGCGAGAAGGAAACGTTCTCAGTATTGAATTTAAAGACCAAAAAGTATTCGCCAGAGTGCAAGGAACCGATCCGGAACCTTATCAAGTTTCGATTTGGTTGGAAAACTTCACCGATGAAGAATGGCAATATGTCGTTGAAACCATGTCCGAAAAAGCGATATTTTCCGCTAAATTATTAGCAGGAGAAATGCCGACCAATATCGAAAAAGTGTTTACTGCTAATGGGTTGAACTTATTTCCCTTCAAACTTGATGATGTTCGCAGTCGATGCAGTTGTCCCGATAAAGCCAATCCCTGCAAACATATTGGAGCGGTTTATTATTTGTTAGCCGATCGCTTTGGCGAAGACCCATTTGTATTATTTCAGTTACGAGGACGAAGCAAAGAACAAATTCTGGAAATGCTCCGCCAGTTCAGAAGTAGGGGAGCAGAGGAGCAGGAGAACAAAGAAAAAACAGCTAGTTCCCGTTCTCAATATCCTTTAAAAATAGATGAGTTTTGGCAGTACGATCGGCCCTTAGAATCTTCCCTCGTCGTAATCGTTCCGCCACCAAGCAGCGAAACCGTTTTAGATGTTTTGGGAACAATTCCTCTAGTGAATGATGCTACCGAAAATGCCGAATCAAAAACCGATTCAGCTAAAGAAGTGATGCAGTATTTAGATAATGTTTATAAGGCGGTGAGTCAGCAGGCAATAATTTCAGCAATGAAAGTAGGAGAGTGA
- a CDS encoding polyribonucleotide nucleotidyltransferase, which yields MVEIDKSISFDGRDIKLKVGLLAQQAGGSVLIQSGDTCVLVTATRSKARENIDFLPLLVDYEERMYAAGRIPGGFLRREGRPPEKVILTGRLIDRPLRPLFPSWLRDDIQIVATTLSMDEQVPPDVLAVTGASIAVLLAKIPFNGPMAAVRVGLVGDDFIINPTYAEIEAGDLDLVVAGSPDGVIMVEAGANELPEADIIEAIDFGYEAVRDLIAAQEELIKELNLEAVEEASPEVDSTLENFIRDRATASIKTILTQFDLDKNQRDAALDEVKASIETAIAELPEEDPIRVAATQESKALSNIFKDITKHLMRRQIVEDGVRVDGRKLDEVRPVSCRVGLLPPRVHGSGLFNRGQTQVLSAVTLGTPGDAQELADDLHPDDEKRYLHHYNFPPFSVGETKPLRAPGRREIGHGALAERAITPILPPKAQFPYVIRVVSEVLSSNGSTSMGSVCGSTLALMDAGVPISKPVSGAAMGLIKEGDEVRILTDIQGIEDFLGDMDFKVAGTDSGITALQMDMKINGLNMETIAKAIHQARPARLHILEKMLATIDKPRNEMSPFAPRLLTIKIDPDMIGAVIGPGGKTIKGITEDTGAKIDIEDDGTVTISAVDVEKADRARSIIFNMTRKLNEGDVYAGRVTRIIPIGAFVEFLPGKEGMIHISQLADYRVGKVEDEVAVGDEVIVKVREIDNKGRINLTRLGIHPDEAAAARASNNSKR from the coding sequence ATGGTAGAGATTGACAAATCAATATCCTTTGACGGAAGGGATATTAAGCTGAAGGTTGGCCTACTGGCGCAACAGGCAGGCGGTTCCGTTTTAATTCAATCGGGAGATACTTGCGTATTAGTGACGGCAACCCGTTCTAAAGCTAGAGAAAATATCGATTTTCTCCCGTTATTGGTAGATTACGAAGAGAGAATGTATGCGGCTGGTCGAATTCCCGGTGGTTTCTTGAGAAGGGAGGGCCGTCCGCCAGAGAAAGTTATTTTAACAGGTCGTTTGATCGACAGGCCGCTACGTCCCCTGTTTCCCAGTTGGTTGCGAGACGACATTCAAATTGTAGCGACCACCTTGTCGATGGACGAGCAGGTACCGCCAGATGTGCTGGCGGTTACTGGTGCTTCCATTGCGGTGCTGTTAGCAAAGATACCTTTTAACGGGCCGATGGCAGCCGTGCGCGTGGGATTGGTGGGAGATGATTTTATTATTAACCCCACTTACGCGGAGATCGAAGCTGGAGATTTAGACTTGGTGGTAGCAGGTTCTCCGGATGGAGTGATCATGGTGGAAGCTGGGGCAAATGAGTTGCCGGAAGCCGACATCATCGAAGCGATCGACTTCGGATACGAAGCGGTGCGGGACTTGATCGCAGCACAGGAAGAGTTAATCAAAGAACTTAACTTGGAAGCTGTCGAGGAAGCGTCGCCAGAAGTAGACTCGACATTAGAGAACTTCATTCGCGATCGCGCTACAGCATCGATCAAAACTATTCTCACCCAATTCGATCTGGATAAAAACCAGCGAGACGCTGCTTTAGATGAAGTGAAAGCTTCGATCGAAACCGCGATCGCAGAACTGCCAGAAGAAGACCCGATCCGAGTTGCCGCCACTCAGGAAAGCAAAGCTCTCAGCAACATCTTCAAAGATATCACCAAGCACCTGATGCGCCGTCAAATCGTCGAAGACGGCGTGCGAGTAGATGGTCGCAAACTCGACGAAGTGCGCCCAGTCAGTTGCCGAGTCGGACTTTTACCACCCAGAGTTCACGGTAGCGGTTTATTCAATCGGGGACAAACCCAAGTCTTGTCCGCAGTAACATTGGGAACACCGGGAGACGCCCAAGAACTCGCCGACGACTTGCACCCAGATGACGAAAAACGTTACCTGCACCATTACAACTTCCCACCGTTCTCCGTGGGAGAAACCAAACCGTTACGCGCCCCCGGTCGTCGGGAAATCGGTCACGGAGCTTTGGCAGAACGAGCCATCACGCCCATCCTGCCTCCCAAAGCACAATTCCCTTATGTCATTCGCGTAGTCTCGGAAGTGCTTTCTTCCAACGGTTCCACCTCGATGGGTTCCGTTTGCGGTTCGACCCTAGCATTGATGGATGCCGGAGTTCCCATTTCCAAACCGGTCAGCGGTGCAGCGATGGGATTGATTAAAGAAGGGGATGAAGTTCGGATTCTCACGGATATTCAAGGTATTGAAGACTTCTTGGGAGATATGGACTTTAAGGTGGCCGGTACCGATTCCGGGATTACAGCTTTGCAGATGGATATGAAAATCAACGGTCTGAATATGGAGACCATTGCCAAAGCAATCCATCAAGCGCGTCCAGCGCGGCTGCATATCCTAGAAAAAATGCTGGCCACCATTGACAAACCGCGCAACGAAATGTCACCTTTTGCGCCCCGCCTGCTGACCATCAAGATCGATCCGGACATGATCGGAGCGGTGATCGGCCCTGGTGGTAAAACGATCAAGGGTATTACGGAAGATACTGGTGCTAAGATTGACATTGAAGATGACGGTACGGTGACGATCTCGGCTGTGGATGTGGAAAAAGCCGATCGCGCTCGTAGTATTATCTTCAACATGACACGCAAGCTAAATGAAGGCGATGTCTACGCAGGTCGAGTTACCCGCATTATCCCCATCGGCGCTTTTGTAGAATTTCTGCCCGGTAAAGAAGGAATGATTCATATTTCCCAACTAGCAGACTACCGCGTAGGTAAGGTAGAAGATGAAGTGGCAGTGGGTGATGAAGTAATCGTGAAAGTGCGCGAAATTGATAATAAGGGACGCATCAATCTCACGCGCTTGGGAATTCACCCGGATGAAGCGGCAGCAGCACGCGCCAGCAATAATTCTAAGCGATAA
- a CDS encoding pentapeptide repeat-containing protein, with protein sequence MDEQELNLGSLVSRIENLEQNLICVKNNSIDIKKQLDEITQLLKNRHQIEMVENLQGEIASLQKDLKKLAGLNERTDKLGLIDPSLTNVKIGEEAENVDDAEIVKGFFERVDRQLCQEPDKSFINTSTFIIDTAGTNDEKNSGSSDEEFKIERMLLLIDDTEEDSQELPISAEEFWERYNAGERDFTGVNLAGADLSKKAFWDVNLSKANLTRANMSGGSFTRVNLSEANMENADLYQANLESAKLEKAILIKANFSETNLYNADISAANMSEANLSKAKLMAANLANANLSKASLVRADLRSSKLRNANFNGANLTKANLRGNSHYNDKFVDLQGVNFEGANLQQAVYDENTRFPVEFDATKTGAYLIAPSVSLQNADLSGLDLSKANLTGSDLQGANLSKTNLSQANLSRANLSGTNLSEPNLANINLSGANLSGAKLQGIKMQRSVSNWSGANLSGVNLMEADLSAADLSGANLTNVNLNKANLSSANLTAANLSHASLIGAMLYANMSGATLNRADLRGANLRGATLGGADLTSADLRAADLSRADLIGANLNGAKIGGANIEGAKLTGAIMPDGTTHE encoded by the coding sequence ATGGATGAGCAAGAACTCAATTTAGGATCGCTAGTTTCGAGGATTGAGAATCTCGAACAAAACCTTATTTGTGTAAAAAACAATTCTATAGATATTAAAAAACAATTAGATGAGATAACCCAACTCCTGAAAAATCGCCATCAAATAGAAATGGTAGAAAATTTGCAAGGGGAAATTGCTAGTTTGCAAAAGGACTTAAAAAAATTAGCTGGTTTGAACGAGCGCACGGATAAATTGGGACTTATCGATCCGTCTTTAACTAATGTGAAAATAGGAGAAGAAGCAGAAAATGTCGATGATGCTGAAATAGTAAAGGGCTTTTTTGAAAGAGTCGATCGGCAACTATGTCAAGAGCCTGATAAATCGTTTATAAATACTTCTACTTTTATTATTGATACGGCTGGAACAAATGACGAAAAAAATTCTGGTTCCAGTGATGAAGAATTTAAGATTGAAAGAATGTTGCTGTTAATAGATGATACTGAAGAAGATAGTCAGGAATTACCGATCAGTGCTGAGGAATTTTGGGAGCGGTATAATGCGGGTGAAAGAGATTTTACGGGTGTTAATCTAGCTGGAGCCGATTTGAGTAAAAAAGCTTTCTGGGATGTTAACCTCAGCAAAGCAAACCTGACTAGAGCAAATATGAGCGGTGGCAGCTTTACTAGGGTAAACCTGAGTGAGGCAAACATGGAAAATGCAGACCTTTATCAGGCAAATCTAGAGTCAGCAAAGCTAGAAAAAGCAATATTAATAAAAGCTAATTTCAGTGAAACCAATCTGTATAATGCAGACATAAGTGCGGCTAATATGAGTGAAGCAAATTTGAGTAAAGCCAAACTGATGGCAGCAAATTTGGCTAATGCTAATTTGAGTAAAGCAAGCCTCGTTCGCGCAGATTTGCGATCGTCAAAACTTAGGAATGCAAATTTTAATGGAGCGAACCTAACCAAAGCAAATTTAAGAGGAAATAGCCACTACAATGATAAGTTTGTAGATCTTCAAGGAGTGAATTTTGAAGGAGCAAATTTGCAACAAGCTGTCTATGACGAAAATACTAGGTTTCCTGTAGAGTTTGATGCTACCAAGACAGGAGCTTATTTGATTGCCCCAAGCGTGTCACTTCAAAATGCTGATTTGAGTGGGCTTGACTTGAGTAAAGCAAACTTGACTGGCTCGGACTTACAAGGAGCAAATTTGAGTAAAACCAACTTAAGTCAAGCTAATCTAAGTAGAGCCAATTTGAGTGGAACTAACTTAAGTGAACCAAATTTGGCGAATATCAATCTGAGTGGTGCAAACTTGAGTGGTGCAAAACTTCAAGGAATAAAAATGCAGCGGTCTGTTTCCAATTGGAGTGGAGCTAATTTGAGTGGAGTTAATTTGATGGAAGCAGATTTGAGTGCAGCAGATTTGAGCGGAGCAAACCTGACTAACGTTAATTTGAATAAAGCAAATTTGTCGTCTGCAAACTTAACGGCAGCTAACTTATCACATGCAAGTTTGATTGGAGCAATGTTATATGCAAATATGAGTGGAGCAACATTGAATCGTGCTGATTTGCGTGGTGCAAACCTTCGAGGAGCTACGTTGGGTGGGGCAGACCTAACTTCGGCAGACCTTCGTGCAGCAGACTTAAGTAGAGCAGACTTAATTGGAGCAAATCTTAATGGAGCAAAGATAGGTGGAGCTAATATTGAGGGTGCAAAGCTTACTGGTGCAATTATGCCTGATGGAACGACTCACGAGTAA
- a CDS encoding DEAD/DEAH box helicase, producing MAILHGSWLTKSQGGCLFVWGETWRRIEPLDSAQLNDVPTHPLALSKQELIDFLTSLASVRQALPENVLNSGENPPKKNKKKKEEETISLGRWQTQTVALPTNINSESDRQILPVHSGNLLSENNNEETAGSSYLYPWQVEGFCLNALEAISFLTALPLSSVSDSDSYLGRDLRFWAHISRWSIDLLARSKFLPGLTTTEDSVFVGWQPLLDSATDQARLQKFAQQMPAACRTYQNEEDLTPQPPSLQGKGEESKPLSLQEKGFFSIQIPPEPKQLLREFLTNIIDAQVRTVVSSQSPPNTEPIVEQWLQALGNEAGKLATTAEVTERLQTIINSWTAPLQPFLAGQNLFRTCFKVLTPAAEEKNWNLEYCLQAVDEPEFLVDAVTIWNNPVESLVFQGRTIELPQETLLRGLGLASRLMPIMEPSLETASPRFCQLDPLQAYDFIKNGAWRFQDSGLGVILPPSLANREGWASRLGLSVRAETPEIKKNERLSLQSLLNFKWELSIGGQKLSKKEFDRLVSLKTPLVEINNEWVELRPQDIKAAQTFFAGRKEQMSLSLEDALRLSTGDSQTIEKLPVVSFEASGVLQELVTTLTGNKKLEPIQTPTSFKGELRPYQELGAGWLTFLERWSLGACLADDMGLGKTIQFIAFMLHLQEQNALEKPTLLVCPTSVLGNWEREVKKFGPSLKTLVHHGDKRAKGKAFAKAVQDKNLIITSYALVFRDAKDLQSVAWQGVVLDEAQNVKNPEAKQSQAVRQLDTTFRIALTGTPVENRLQELWSIMDFLNPGYLGPRNFFQRRFAIPIEKYGDTDSLKTLRSLVQPFILRRLKTDRDIIQDLPEKQEMTVFCGLTTEQAEMYQKLVENSLAEIEESEGIQRRGMILALLVKLKQICNHPAQFLKQSALGNANRSGKLQRLEEMLEEAISEGDRALVFTQFAEWGKLLKPHLEKQLNREVFFLYGSTSKNQREEMIDRFQHDPQGPRVMILSLKAGGVGLNLTRANHVFHFDRWWNPAVENQATDRVFRIGQTRNVQVHKFVSTGTLEEKIHDLIESKKALAEQVVGAGEDWLTGLDTDQLRDLLLLDRSAVIEEEAE from the coding sequence ATGGCAATATTACACGGTAGTTGGTTAACTAAATCTCAGGGTGGTTGTTTATTTGTTTGGGGAGAAACTTGGCGCAGAATAGAACCCCTAGACTCTGCTCAACTTAACGACGTGCCAACTCATCCATTAGCACTCAGCAAGCAGGAGCTAATAGATTTTTTGACATCTTTAGCATCCGTTCGTCAAGCCTTACCTGAAAATGTTCTCAATTCCGGAGAAAATCCTCCAAAAAAGAACAAAAAGAAAAAAGAAGAAGAAACTATATCATTGGGCAGATGGCAAACTCAAACTGTAGCATTACCGACTAACATTAACTCCGAAAGCGATCGGCAAATTCTGCCCGTACATTCAGGTAATTTATTATCAGAAAATAACAATGAAGAAACTGCTGGATCTTCATATCTTTATCCCTGGCAAGTAGAAGGGTTTTGTTTGAATGCGCTAGAAGCGATCTCATTTTTAACCGCTTTACCACTCAGTTCTGTCAGCGATTCCGACTCCTATTTAGGCAGAGATTTGCGGTTTTGGGCGCATATTAGCCGATGGAGCATCGATTTACTAGCTCGCTCTAAATTTTTACCCGGATTAACCACAACTGAAGATAGCGTTTTTGTTGGTTGGCAACCATTATTAGATAGTGCCACAGATCAAGCTCGCCTGCAAAAATTTGCTCAACAAATGCCAGCCGCTTGTCGCACTTATCAAAATGAGGAAGACCTAACCCCCCAACCCCCTTCCCTGCAAGGGAAGGGGGAGGAATCAAAACCTCTTTCCTTGCAGGAGAAAGGTTTTTTCAGCATTCAAATACCACCAGAACCCAAACAATTGTTGAGGGAATTTTTAACCAATATTATCGATGCTCAAGTAAGAACTGTTGTCAGTAGTCAGTCTCCACCAAACACAGAACCGATAGTTGAACAATGGTTGCAAGCATTAGGAAACGAGGCTGGTAAATTGGCAACAACTGCTGAAGTAACGGAACGCTTGCAAACAATTATTAATAGTTGGACAGCACCACTACAACCATTTTTAGCCGGACAAAATTTGTTCCGTACCTGCTTTAAAGTACTTACTCCCGCAGCAGAAGAAAAAAATTGGAATTTAGAATATTGTTTGCAAGCAGTTGATGAACCAGAATTTTTGGTAGATGCAGTTACGATCTGGAATAACCCGGTTGAAAGTTTAGTTTTTCAAGGCAGAACGATCGAATTACCCCAGGAAACATTACTGAGAGGTTTGGGATTAGCTTCTCGGTTAATGCCGATAATGGAACCGAGTTTAGAAACAGCTTCTCCCCGATTTTGTCAACTCGATCCATTACAAGCTTATGATTTTATCAAAAATGGTGCTTGGCGTTTTCAAGACAGCGGATTAGGGGTAATTCTGCCACCCAGTTTAGCAAATCGGGAAGGTTGGGCTAGCCGTTTGGGGTTAAGCGTTCGCGCCGAAACACCAGAAATCAAAAAGAACGAACGTTTGAGTTTACAAAGTCTCTTGAATTTTAAATGGGAATTATCGATCGGCGGACAAAAACTATCAAAAAAAGAGTTCGATCGCTTAGTTTCCCTGAAAACTCCCTTAGTTGAAATTAACAACGAATGGGTAGAGTTACGACCTCAAGATATCAAAGCAGCACAAACCTTTTTTGCAGGTCGCAAAGAGCAAATGTCTCTTTCTTTAGAAGATGCTTTGCGCCTCAGCACTGGCGATAGTCAAACTATTGAAAAATTACCAGTAGTTAGTTTTGAAGCTTCTGGCGTATTGCAAGAATTAGTCACGACTCTCACCGGAAATAAAAAGTTAGAACCTATTCAAACTCCTACTAGTTTCAAGGGAGAATTGCGTCCTTATCAAGAATTAGGTGCTGGTTGGTTAACCTTTTTGGAACGATGGAGTTTGGGTGCTTGTCTTGCTGATGATATGGGATTAGGAAAAACGATCCAATTCATCGCTTTTATGCTGCATCTTCAAGAACAAAACGCATTGGAAAAGCCTACTCTGCTAGTTTGTCCGACTTCTGTTTTAGGTAACTGGGAAAGAGAAGTGAAAAAATTCGGCCCTAGCTTAAAAACTTTAGTACATCACGGTGATAAACGCGCAAAAGGAAAGGCATTTGCTAAGGCTGTACAGGATAAAAATTTAATCATCACCAGTTATGCTTTAGTTTTTCGCGATGCCAAAGATTTGCAGAGTGTTGCTTGGCAAGGTGTGGTTTTGGATGAAGCTCAAAATGTCAAGAATCCAGAGGCGAAACAGTCCCAAGCAGTCCGGCAATTAGATACTACATTTAGGATTGCGCTGACAGGAACTCCTGTAGAAAATAGGCTGCAAGAATTGTGGTCTATTATGGATTTTCTCAATCCAGGATACTTGGGGCCACGCAATTTCTTTCAGCGAAGGTTTGCGATTCCGATTGAAAAATATGGTGATACGGATTCTTTAAAAACTTTGCGATCGCTAGTGCAACCTTTCATTCTCCGTCGTCTGAAAACTGACCGAGATATCATTCAAGATTTACCAGAAAAACAAGAGATGACCGTATTTTGTGGTTTGACTACCGAACAAGCAGAAATGTACCAAAAACTGGTAGAAAACTCTCTGGCAGAAATTGAAGAATCGGAAGGTATTCAACGGCGAGGCATGATTTTGGCGCTATTGGTGAAATTAAAACAAATTTGCAATCACCCAGCGCAATTCTTAAAACAATCTGCTTTAGGAAATGCCAATCGTTCTGGAAAATTGCAACGTTTGGAAGAAATGTTAGAAGAGGCAATTTCTGAAGGCGATCGCGCTTTAGTTTTCACTCAATTTGCTGAATGGGGGAAACTTCTCAAACCCCATTTAGAAAAACAACTCAATCGCGAAGTTTTCTTTTTATATGGCAGCACCAGCAAAAATCAAAGAGAAGAAATGATCGATCGATTTCAACATGACCCGCAAGGGCCAAGAGTAATGATTTTATCCCTCAAAGCTGGTGGAGTTGGCCTTAATTTAACCCGCGCAAATCATGTTTTCCACTTCGATCGATGGTGGAATCCAGCAGTAGAAAATCAAGCAACTGACCGGGTATTCCGCATCGGTCAAACTCGCAACGTACAGGTACATAAATTTGTTTCTACTGGCACCTTGGAAGAAAAAATTCACGATTTAATTGAAAGCAAAAAAGCTTTGGCAGAACAAGTTGTCGGTGCTGGTGAAGACTGGTTAACTGGATTAGATACCGACCAATTGCGCGATTTGCTATTGCTCGATCGCAGTGCAGTAATTGAAGAGGAGGCAGAATGA
- a CDS encoding flagellar assembly protein H: protein MTRNFHDQFAKQYLSELLTPLGEVIVSQEVTTEVRQVDVWFSPGTTPKTNLEFLGLIAKMATTACLIEPYRNPPNWSEVRKCLIKLFAMQNDFQRKARREDRSVTEDELPRLWILSHSCSENVLDAFGAKLDPEGNWPSGVYFLPVGLRTALVAINQLPTTEDTVWLRLLGRKNIQKQAMDEINALPENHPFKRNILEVVTNWRIGLETSQNLSEDEEELLMNLSSAYVRWREDTLREGRIEGRLEGRQEGRQEGRQEERREMVENLLRVRFGALDEQLNRTIMPLLELPPSELTLLLLTLSREEILARFGGESGS, encoded by the coding sequence GTGACAAGAAATTTTCACGACCAATTTGCCAAGCAATATCTCAGCGAACTATTAACGCCTCTGGGTGAAGTAATAGTCTCTCAAGAGGTAACTACTGAAGTTCGTCAGGTAGATGTTTGGTTTTCACCAGGAACAACACCTAAAACCAACTTAGAATTTTTGGGTTTGATTGCTAAAATGGCTACAACTGCCTGTTTGATCGAACCTTACCGCAATCCACCAAACTGGTCGGAAGTGCGGAAATGCCTAATTAAATTATTTGCCATGCAAAACGATTTCCAGCGTAAAGCAAGGCGAGAAGACCGATCTGTTACAGAGGATGAATTACCTCGTTTGTGGATTTTATCCCATTCCTGTTCTGAAAACGTACTAGATGCCTTTGGTGCAAAACTCGATCCAGAAGGAAATTGGCCAAGTGGGGTTTATTTTCTACCAGTAGGATTGAGAACTGCACTAGTAGCAATTAATCAACTTCCTACCACAGAAGACACTGTTTGGTTGCGGCTTTTGGGACGCAAAAACATTCAGAAGCAAGCAATGGATGAGATAAATGCACTGCCAGAAAATCACCCTTTCAAGAGAAACATTTTGGAGGTTGTAACTAACTGGCGAATCGGCTTAGAAACGAGTCAAAATTTAAGTGAAGATGAAGAGGAATTGCTTATGAACTTATCATCAGCTTATGTACGTTGGCGCGAAGATACTTTAAGAGAAGGTCGGATCGAAGGCAGATTGGAAGGTCGCCAAGAAGGTCGCCAAGAAGGTCGCCAAGAAGAACGGCGCGAGATGGTTGAAAACCTTCTGAGAGTTCGATTTGGTGCTTTGGATGAGCAACTAAACAGAACTATAATGCCTTTGTTGGAGTTACCCCCAAGTGAGTTAACTCTACTGCTGCTGACTCTTTCCCGTGAGGAAATCTTAGCTAGGTTTGGCGGAGAGTCTGGTAGCTAA